ttgaaaatataataagataagatattaaaaataaaatataaataataaaaatataaatttttatattttttattttgttggatgataatttaaaataaattatgaaaatttaatttatttttattttttcatctaacaaattttgaaaaaaatataataataaaaaatattattataaaaaattaacaaaaataataaaaaaataaaaaataaattgtgttttTTATTAGTGTCTCTTTGTCACCTTCTTATCAGGATAGACACAAAATAATGTTTATATTCATGTCTCATGTGTCGAACGCAATTTTGTTCATTTGTGTCTTTGTTTTAGTATCCCGTCCCTACATGTAAACAAACACAGTCCTAAAAATTTCTGATGTACGAACACTGACACGGATATAGGACATGATACGATATGAGATATACAAATATGcgaatttaaaattcttataagaCACTAGGACACGacatatacataaaatataaaatatttttttagataaattgtaatgatattttgatattttattgatattaaaatataatataatttgttaattatttttaatatcttttttaaatatataaaatatttaaaatattttttattttaataattaataatatatattatttctaaactcatttcaatTATACATATTAAGAATAAAGTTAGACACGCTGACATGTGATGATATTTAGATGTGTTTAAATATGTTCtgaattttttaatcttttattaagatatagttaaataaagaaaatacgcATGTATCAGACGAgtgtcaataaatattatatttgacaCATAAATACGATAAATCAAAAAAGTATCTGTATTTCATAATAAAAACTATCGAATAAAATTGAACCGATGATtcttgaaatttgaaaataaaaatagaaaaaactaaagaaataaaaaaaaagtaaaaaatgcaCAAACATAGagtgaaagaaaaggagaagagaggccaatgagtaatagctaaAATGACATAGTCTTCCTATACTCAATTAAAAGGTTGCGAATTTGACTCTTATATCTTTggtgtataaaaaaaaaagaagaagaagaagaaaagaagagaggatcTAGTTGTAGAGAgataaagaaaagagagagaaagtgttACTACTTAATAGGTTAGAGAGAAGGACACATATTTGTTGGTTTTGTGATAGATTGATTTTTTTTCGGATCCAACACCAATATACTTAGAATCTATTTAAGAagttttaaaagttaattttttggtttttaatttataaaaagttattttaatgttatttggtatggttttttaaaatatttttttattttttaaaaatttatttaagattttttttaaaaaataaaaagatttaattttttttaaaagttattttgtcacttatatttattaaaataattttaaagcaaatatttatataataaaaattcaaatacaaaataatttatttatacaagctgttttaatataaattttttgttttaaacattttttttaaattaatttaattaaattatttatccaaattaatttttaatgtaattttatataaatattattgtaaTAAGTGTATTAATAGCAACGAACATTGGTAGTAATAACAAATTTGAAATTAGGTATGATGGTAAGTATgttatagtaaaataaaataaaacaatcatgATTATATTCAACTCTTGTTGAAGTTAAagaaaatgttttttttatatatatatagattatcTAATATAAAACAAGAGTcgtattttagaaaagaaattgtgcattaaatttttccAATATCACTTTTACATAATAGATTTTTCAATAATCGCCTTTGTTGGCACGAGGggtagttatatttttatttaacaatgttAATATTTTAGCACAACATAAATAgatatatttttacattattttttaaattctagataatttatttttttaataatactattttagtttaaatatggactaattatatctttttaaaaattattagaaattagtttatcttttattttattagattctattttatttagtattttaacATACATATGAAGTTATATtcataatttatcaatttttaattagaaattaatttatcaaatacaaataatCTTACGGATTTATGGACTATGATGATATATTTGTGTTTTTGTGTGGTTatccataattttaattttatttatatttttattataatttcaaTTGTATCTTATGATTAAACGTAACCAATTCAACTACTAAATATTTGAACCTAAAATAGTTCAATTTAAATCTCAAAATTTTGATACAaggttttgaaaatcaaattaatcatCAAACTACTTTAATAATTGATTCATTTGGTTTAGTGATTCAACCAGtataaccaaaataattaaattataaaatatataaaattatatatgagcacacaaaaatataaatatatactaataatataaattttaaaaatatacaaattaaaattatattatcaatAAAGTCTCATAAACTCACATAAGTACAACATAAGAGTCAAATATAAAAAAGGGTCAAATATTAAATATCAAAATCAAactttatatatgtataaaattcataatattatatattacatattataaaatataaaaattaagcacacaaaaatatcatatttatcaacataattgtattttaatttctaagtttttatttaaaaaattatatatcatatctaatctttaatttttaatatatatttaatttaaattagaagtaTTATATAAGCATCTTAAAAATAGTtataattatgataaaaataaatattaacaaaagaaaataaaaggactATTTTTTAGTTATGTTACGTGTATtctaaaatacacattaaaaataaattaaatcacacatatatttatacataaatatattaatgattgattttaatgactaattttaatatataaataatatttttaatttttttattttttattttttgtcagaAGACAAAAGATCTTATAAATCaggattaaaaaaaagaaatgagcATAATTTGTTGGGCTTGGACTTTAAATTTAGTCAAAGTTTCAAATATAACACTAAATGTTTAAAGACTCGTTTAgatagatttataattttttttaatttataaaaagatataatattaatagttggtataacttttaaaattaaattataattttttaaaaaattatttttgtatttatattatgaaaaattttaaaaaataatttttttataataatttttttaaataattaaatataaaataatttattttaatataaatattcatTATTTAAATTTACCTCAATCTTAGGGTACATTATCATCTATGGGATTTATGGGAATTTATATTTGCCAGTAAATAAGATATTTTCATCGGCGGCagcttttttctctctctctctcatagcaGCACCACTTCAACTCTCTCCTTGTTTCAGTTTTCTGACTTTTCTTCTCTTGACACAGTGTTCATATGAATCTCATATCTgagttttattattataaatttaaaaaaaataaatatgtctttaatcttttgatgcgtaaatattttaaatattcaaaaatttaaaaatatatttaaatttataatttttttaagatttgaatttattaattttttatgtttatttaaattctttatctttttaaaatttagatttgtCAGACTTAACAAAAAAATCTAATCTGATTGATACAGATGCATACGTAagagagtttttaaaattggATAAATTAAACTTAGGAATCGATATGTCCAGATTTTGAAGAGATCAgtgacttaaatatatttttaaatttttagaaatttaaatatTCGCAGATCAAAAAATCAGAGATCGATTTATCTTTTTTACTAAACTTTTTTTTTGCTTAGGAAACCCAAAACAACacgttttttatattttaaaaatagtcCAGTTTTTTATTTGGTTCGATCTAAAGATGTTAAAATTTAAATCGatccaaattaaaatattcatccaatccaatttaaattaaaaatccattaaaatcgtattaattcgaatttgattagattttatttttcgcAAACTGTTGGATCGAATCgaatttcaaatatattttttataaccgATTCAATATAATCTAAACTGCACaatgtgttataatattattatttaattattattatatttataattatacttataacatgttcaatttgttatatatttttatattattattatttaataaatattttatgttcaaaatatttttatttatttattttagctaacttataattttatttctattgttatgttattgttggctttttaagatattattgagacttattatattattgttgattatttaaaatttgatgttaagacctgttatatgtatttaatttttgtaatttacaaaattgcaaatccAATCTAATCCAAATCGCTTTAAATTAGATTGGATCGGGacggaattttttttaatttgtccaATTTAAACCGTATAccacaaataaacagataaatttttaacttaaaaCCAATCTAAACCACAACGCAAATACCCTGATCCAATCTACCAATTTCCGGTGAATTTTTCTATTCTTGTCCGGTTTTTAAAAAtcggtttttttaatttttaataaatcaatCTGTAATGTCTATTGGTTTACAATTTGACTGGTTCGACCACGAATTCGAACCGAATTTCAGAACCTTAGTTCCATATAGGTATAACTAGGTTTCTAGCTTTCTATATAAGACACTACTAGGCATAAGGTTTTTCTCCATCAAATCATCAATACCTAtctatctctctttctctttccatATATAACTTGCCACCTGCTTTAATTATTTCTTAGCTTGCTTGGTGACATGGCACTAACTGGTAAGCTTAGTATTGAAATTGGAATTCATGCACCTGCTGCAAAGTTCTTCCATCTCATGACAAAGCAACTCCACCATGTTCAAAATGTTTGTGAAAGGGTGCATGGTGCCAAGCTTCATGAAGGTGATGAATGGCACAGCGTTGGTGGTTCTGTTAAACACTGGACTTATGTCATAGGTAATTAAGCTTATAAATAAATCGATTAGTCCCTTGTTTTTCAATTATTATAGTACTATAccctcaaaattttttatttgatgttTATATATTCTTTCTCAATCTAAAGGTTTGGTTGATaagttacttttttattttaaattttaatatctactactttttaaattttgtgacaaaataaaaaatagttaaaacaataaaatcaattctattttatttttatttctaatttttacctttttattcatcaaatatgataaaaaaaataaaataaaataaaaatacaaataaagcaTGTCTAGAAGAAAGGCCAAGATCAAAACAACTAAGATTAGCCGAAATCAAAACATACTGTACTTTAAAGAACCAAAAATAACATATTTAAACCCATTTTTTCATTGTAAATTATAATATGCATGTGTTTATGGTGATTACAGTGATTATATAcaagtattattaaaattaaaattatacttttttatattttaataatattttttagcaatatttaaaaaaataaataacaaaaaaatattactttaattttacaacaatttttaaaataataaaaccacTATAATTAAtatgctttttttcttttcttttgtttccctTTACATCAGACGGTAAGGTTACTACATGTAAGGAGACTATTGAGTCCATGGATGAACAGAACCTTTCAGCCACATACAAACTGTATGATGGAGATGTCAGTCAACATTATAAGGACTTTAAGCTGAGCTTTCAAGTGAGTGATAAAGAGAATGGAGGTGCCACTGTTAAATGGACTATTGAATATGAGAAGATCAATAATGATGTTGAAGCTCCATATGGCTACATCGAATACCTTGACAAGTGCACTATAGAAATGGATTCTCATCTTGTTAAGGCATGAGCCAGCAGAACCATTAAAATGATAATTAAGGTGTATGTTTGTGTCTTGAAGTTAAAATGCTTATCTAAATTAATAATGAGTGTGACCTAATAATATAATAAGGGTTTGTTTGCGTCATATGCTACGTTCACCCATTGTTTCAAGGGATTGAACATGGGTAGGTATGTCATCATTAATGATTTCCTGTTGGCATTAATTATGTATGTCTGTCTTGGAAAGTGTATGTGTAATGCAAATAattgaatgtgtatttatatataGGCGACTTATATGGTTCTTTTGTTACGGtgcctttatatatattacaCGAATTTTCGGACTTATATTAATGGTCAAGAAAAACGGTATATTCTCTTTTAGTGAATGTCAAAATTTATATGtatttgtttttatataaaattgatagttaataaatattaaataataatttaattaattttattaaattatctaataattttgacgattaactttataaaaatataattatatgtaaAATTTTGACTTTTATCAAATAtcaattatttgttttttattttttttaaataatatttactttttattttttataaattttaattttttttattgtcaattttttgtgatcaatatttttttttccaaatttctTCTGATgcttcatcatcaatcatcatcaacatTAACATCAACCACAACTCTCCACCCCTAATGCACCACCGGAAGAAGCTTCTCGGATCATATTTGATACACTAAGAAGCTTGTACTTCTCCACTTCCTCAcaatgtgatgatgatgatgcatgAAAGAATAAAGCACTACTACGCCTTATTTTTCTGCCTCtttaactaattagttaaatATTATTTGGGATCACTCACCAAATTCCTCTTCTTTCACGCAATTATTGTGCCATACATTTGTTCCTTTAACCAGGTAGGACTGTGGGAGTGGTGAGATTTGGTGGTTGGAATAGTGTGGTAAGTGTGTTGTGGGGAGTTGACGGGTGGGTGGGCAGGTGGCAGTAGTAAGAGTTGTGTGATGGGTGCATGTTAGGGGAGGAAAGTGGAGAGAAGAGAATGATGAGGCATCAGAGGATGATCGGGATGATGTGGGTTAGATAAAAGGGATAAatttgggaaaaaaaaaagaaaaaagattgacTACAAgtttattgttaaaaaattaagagaaaagaaaaatcatttttaaaaaacgTTGAGTATTGTTAAATTTATCAGCAGATTAGACTTTTCGACAATAAATTTGTCTGTAATAATtgaaggagaaaagaaaaattggCGCGATAATTACTGTTAGATTTAGAGTCAAATTTTTCAGATGG
This region of Arachis hypogaea cultivar Tifrunner chromosome 8, arahy.Tifrunner.gnm2.J5K5, whole genome shotgun sequence genomic DNA includes:
- the LOC112707530 gene encoding MLP-like protein 43, yielding MALTGKLSIEIGIHAPAAKFFHLMTKQLHHVQNVCERVHGAKLHEGDEWHSVGGSVKHWTYVIDGKVTTCKETIESMDEQNLSATYKLYDGDVSQHYKDFKLSFQVSDKENGGATVKWTIEYEKINNDVEAPYGYIEYLDKCTIEMDSHLVKA